From Aptenodytes patagonicus chromosome 1, bAptPat1.pri.cur, whole genome shotgun sequence, one genomic window encodes:
- the LOC143155647 gene encoding urocortin-3-like — MPRTTLLLLLALLCAAETGRALRLYNTASIFSCLNAALAEARKSRPEENAILDKRGFDSPSLEEASEEEEEEGEDAVDEEVGKRTFPAEGHYKYVSQAQVKGKTYQNRAKSDRRTKVTLSLDVPTNIMNILFNIAKAKNLRAKAAANAHLMAQIGRRK, encoded by the coding sequence ATGCCCCGCACCACgctgctgctcctcctcgccCTCCTCTGCGCCGCCGAGACCGGACGGGCTCTCCGCCTCTACAACACCGCCTCCATCTTCAGCTGCCTCAACGCGGCCCTCGCTGAAGCCCGGAAGAGCCGCCCGGAGGAAAACGCCATCTTGGACAAGCGCGGCTTCGACTCCCCATCGCTGGAGGAGGCgtccgaggaggaggaggaggagggggaggacgcgGTGGATGAAGAGGTGGGGAAAAGGACATTCCCGGCAGAAGGCCATTACAAATACGTCTCTCAAGCACAGGTGAAGGGGAAGACATACCAAAACCGGGCCAAGAGCGACCGCCGCACCAAGGTCACCCTCTCCCTCGATGTCCCCACCAACATCATGAACATCCTCTTCAACATCGCCAAAGCCAAGAACTTGCGGGCGAAGGCCGCGGCCAACGCGCACCTCATGGCCCAAATTGGGCGGCGGAAGTGA